One segment of Thermococcus sp. AM4 DNA contains the following:
- a CDS encoding AbrB/MazE/SpoVT family DNA-binding domain-containing protein, with product MLARVDSRGRLYIPKELRKNLSGEVYLVRVAEGILIVPKPEDPLGELEELGKKLPDVSLEELRREILKEAEKLAGE from the coding sequence ATGCTGGCCAGAGTGGACTCGCGGGGGAGGCTCTACATACCCAAGGAGCTCAGGAAGAACCTCTCGGGTGAGGTTTACCTCGTTAGAGTAGCGGAGGGTATTCTCATAGTGCCCAAGCCGGAAGACCCGCTGGGGGAGCTTGAAGAGCTTGGAAAGAAGCTCCCGGACGTTTCCCTCGAAGAGCTGAGGAGGGAAATCCTGAAGGAGGCAGAGAAGCTCGCGGGTGAGTGA
- a CDS encoding Ribonuclease P protein component 3: MSGRDYFVEMDVRNAEAYELAKEWFDEVVFTKKLVLDAEPDWDSLKEELRELRRTYGKVALLLVTRKPSLIRAFKARNLRALLYVQGGDMRVNRMAIEAKADALISPWLGRKDYGFDHTLAGMAGRRGVAIGFSLSPLLRANPYERALTLRFMAKVWELTKKYRVPRFITSSAESRWEVRGPRDLMSLGINIGMEIPEARASLNFHPRKILKKLD; the protein is encoded by the coding sequence ATGAGCGGGAGGGACTACTTCGTCGAGATGGACGTCAGGAATGCGGAAGCCTACGAGTTAGCTAAGGAGTGGTTCGACGAGGTAGTCTTCACCAAAAAGCTCGTCCTCGACGCCGAGCCCGACTGGGACTCGTTGAAGGAAGAACTCCGAGAACTCAGAAGGACCTACGGAAAGGTTGCACTCCTGCTCGTAACGAGAAAGCCGAGCCTGATAAGGGCCTTTAAAGCGAGAAACCTCAGGGCTCTGCTCTACGTTCAGGGAGGCGACATGAGGGTCAACAGGATGGCAATCGAGGCAAAGGCGGACGCGCTGATAAGCCCCTGGCTCGGGAGGAAGGACTACGGCTTCGACCACACCTTGGCGGGAATGGCCGGCAGGAGGGGCGTCGCGATAGGGTTTTCCCTCTCACCCCTTTTGAGGGCGAACCCCTACGAGAGGGCCCTAACGCTCCGCTTCATGGCCAAGGTCTGGGAATTAACAAAGAAGTATCGCGTTCCGCGCTTCATCACGAGCTCCGCCGAGAGCAGGTGGGAGGTTCGCGGGCCGAGGGACTTGATGAGCCTCGGGATAAACATCGGGATGGAGATTCCAGAGGCGAGGGCGAGCCTGAACTTCCACCCGAGAAAAATTTTGAAAAAAC
- a CDS encoding RNA-binding protein, with the protein MTLRAHHVRLTTFIHATEDEDKVLEAIGTFIPEEIDDEDIHFEVVETEGFFGNPIKVVNVEIKRSKAVRAFLKHFRELLDENARRYILENLDEKVDDEGTLYVRFNKQKAYLGDVEVDEGADVIQVRIKVKAFPMRKEAVVKAVREWLEEKE; encoded by the coding sequence ATGACGCTCAGGGCGCACCACGTCAGGCTTACGACTTTCATTCACGCGACCGAGGACGAGGACAAGGTCTTAGAGGCGATAGGAACCTTCATTCCGGAGGAGATAGACGACGAGGACATTCACTTTGAGGTCGTTGAGACCGAGGGTTTCTTCGGCAACCCGATTAAGGTCGTTAACGTTGAGATAAAAAGGAGCAAAGCGGTGAGGGCGTTCCTCAAGCACTTCAGGGAGCTCCTTGACGAGAACGCGAGGCGCTACATACTGGAAAACCTCGACGAGAAGGTCGACGACGAGGGAACGCTCTACGTCCGATTCAACAAGCAGAAGGCTTACCTCGGCGACGTTGAGGTTGACGAGGGAGCCGACGTGATACAGGTCAGAATTAAGGTCAAGGCCTTCCCGATGAGGAAAGAGGCCGTTGTGAAGGCCGTGAGGGAGTGGCTGGAGGAGAAGGAATGA
- a CDS encoding type II toxin-antitoxin system VapC family toxin: protein MVYADTDFFLALLKPNDWLKENARKLYEKYKGRITTSEATFLELLILSKRFNLDPLRLLAAVMAIIEEENEDYLRAAYYMKEHNLNPFDAVHAAKCGGVIISSDKAFDKLGIKRIKLEKPEEE, encoded by the coding sequence ATGGTCTACGCGGACACGGATTTTTTCCTCGCCCTTCTCAAACCCAACGACTGGCTGAAGGAGAACGCCAGAAAGCTTTACGAAAAATATAAAGGGCGGATAACGACCTCGGAGGCAACCTTCCTCGAGCTTTTGATACTCTCAAAAAGGTTCAATCTCGACCCCCTCAGGCTTCTGGCGGCTGTGATGGCGATAATCGAGGAGGAAAACGAGGACTACCTCCGGGCAGCGTACTACATGAAGGAGCACAATCTCAATCCCTTCGATGCAGTTCACGCGGCGAAGTGCGGAGGGGTGATAATCAGCTCGGATAAGGCCTTCGACAAGCTCGGAATCAAGAGGATAAAGCTCGAAAAGCCGGAAGAAGAATAA
- a CDS encoding 50S ribosomal protein L15e: MGMYKYIREAWKSPKKSYVGELLKKRMIKWRREPVVVRVERPTRLDRARNLGYQAKQGYVVVRVRVRRGGRKRPRWKGGRKPSKMGMVKYSPKKSLQWIAEEKAARKFPNLEVLNSYWVGEDGMYKWFEVIMVDPHHPVIKSDPKIAWIAGKAHKGRVFRGLTSAGKKGRGLRNKGKGAEKVRPSVRANKGKTK, encoded by the coding sequence CCAAGAAGAGCTACGTGGGAGAGCTCCTCAAGAAGAGGATGATAAAGTGGAGGAGAGAGCCGGTCGTCGTTCGCGTCGAGAGGCCGACGAGGCTTGATAGAGCGAGGAACCTCGGCTACCAGGCCAAGCAGGGCTACGTCGTCGTTCGCGTTAGGGTCAGGCGCGGTGGAAGGAAGAGGCCCAGGTGGAAGGGCGGAAGGAAGCCGAGCAAGATGGGTATGGTTAAATACAGCCCGAAGAAGAGCCTCCAGTGGATAGCCGAGGAGAAGGCCGCGAGAAAGTTCCCGAACCTCGAGGTCCTCAACTCCTACTGGGTCGGCGAGGACGGAATGTACAAGTGGTTCGAGGTCATAATGGTTGACCCGCACCACCCGGTCATAAAGAGCGACCCGAAGATAGCCTGGATCGCTGGTAAAGCCCACAAGGGTAGGGTCTTCCGCGGTCTCACGAGCGCCGGCAAGAAGGGCCGCGGCCTGAGGAACAAGGGCAAGGGCGCTGAAAAGGTCAGGCCCAGCGTTAGAGCTAATAAGGGCAAGACCAAGTGA